In Pelecanus crispus isolate bPelCri1 chromosome 16, bPelCri1.pri, whole genome shotgun sequence, the following proteins share a genomic window:
- the AHDC1 gene encoding transcription factor Gibbin — protein MLSLKVASGAEGSGTPAAGQEAAPPDGRSLPKRAGSGGLGVQEPVDGSSVACQPVALENGASPPAEWFPRTQGSGPRQPGSEGDGDGRSFRVNLHCKHPRPRELKCNSRSSSKAEGPGLTFPDPHVSNCSAKRHAGEEEVRMRVKPPGPVVTTSVVRGSPDYVRDPKFYPPGHPAQRPPACPAEKALSCSVLSFPEGSCPALGREHQAGSLLHGDPADRCQSVHGGTKAAEDLLGCAGEPRILGGSAEEAAAHDRAPKTFPNATLASGRCNVDSILALLRSKCGNGHINLHPVVQLIDIMKDLNRLSEDLKSSGVHLDCGSLRGGGGGGHEDSRLLPADRDLQYSFFSSPSLANSIRSPEERGVLCKTEPPRHPRPPARDGEADSGGGSAPQPPGHGVGVGGASKAPAEEASCSQPDAGDYSDLAEADILNELASLACPGTQLLESQAMEPQPQLLPAQELDSQSRLLDSQSLESQPQLLDSQSLEPLPESLELQNLEPLGLQSLEPLSESLELQSLEPLSESLELQSLEPLAEPLGLQTLEPLPGALEPPLLDARGPLLPTEPSLLETQPLGPVSELLEAQPGAGDPLRPHGLQPRLAGCPLGSVVKRGPCGGRGAGRCGEDHRKYALRRTDKPKMLCRRRRAGRGRRADITPESRVLSPLALPAEVPPGPEEPSAPLLAPLPPPPTTLDPDEVPKAPAPGKKSKCRGVRKMVVKMAKIPVSLGRRNKTTYKVSSLSSNLNLEGKELAASSSMEPTPLLKMKNNGRNVVVVFPPGEMPIILKRKRGRPPKNLLLGQAKPKEPVPEVKKRRRRKQKLASPQPSYIADTNDSKADYSDVLAKLAFLNRQSQCSGRCSPPRCWTPSEPESIHQAPDTQSISHFLHRVQGFRRRGGKAGGFGGRGGGHAARAARCSFSDFFEGIGKKKKAPAALHADTVHPRKRGRLEPDPVGKPKRKRRARKNGALFPEPNPGQSFGDGPTEWAGGEKGSPWAPHHGHPGGQAGRNGGYQGAEARPFHAAGLESGSSGRAGFYAGSAPSSQTEAGPERHSLFTGYFRSLLDSDDSSDLLDFALSASRSESRKTAATYTAPPAALPGQRGLAAYPSRGGKVAAATPSAEAAFHAAMQGRPAFPPGRAAAAGYGVAQGSSECRGAEAFPKLAPPSAVSRSPTAHPAASGTPGYSPYGSYGAGQSVAPASVFPPGKQYPSAQDCPNSKDCSFAYGSGSSLPSSPSSAHSAGYAPQTAGPSLPLGKAAFFNSAEQGGQFSSAAHTPLRCDSRASTVSPGGYMVPKGSASFQPSPENCRQFPSTAPWAFRQGYGGLDWSSEAFSQLYNPGFECHLNEPNVILDISNYTPQKAKQQTVSETFSESSSDSTQFNQPAGYRRANSEASSSEGQSSLSSLEKLMMDWNEASSAPGYNWNQSVLFQSNSKPGRGRRKKVDMFDTSHLNFSSSSSSSSVYPSKRSTGPRQPRGSRGACASKKERGTGKAKFPTKSQAVNPLFQENTDLGLDYYSGDSSMSPLPSQSRGFGVGERDPCDYAGPYSMNPSTPSDGTFVQGFQSDSPGLGQPDLESKHFPALPHQLAAPGQQTVFEAGLQKAFSPNCSPTLAFKEDLRAGDIRKLPACDSLKHSMQGGALPHAPHLACRDLPMPQPHYDSPSCKNPPYWYSPNASTRSPSYDGKAGAGMLVDFMGRTDPSCLNPHLSSPSGTHPSKGEKEPLEMSRAHHRGPYACPLINDLNISPVPRDSMLQLQDNYRYPSFAPQGHPVMAPTQKSGFLGPMVEQQHPEDTFTVTSL, from the exons ATGGGAGCTCGGTCGCCTGCCAGCCCGTCGCACTGGAGAACGGTGCCAGCCCGCCAGCCGAGTGGTTCCCGCGCACCCAAGGCTCCGGCCCCCGCCAGCCCGGCAGCGAGGGCGACGGCGACGGCAGGAGCTTCAGAGTGAACCTGCACTGCAAGCACCCGCGGCCCAG AGAGCTCAAGTgcaacagcaggagcagcagcaaagccgAGG GTCCCGGTCTCACCTTCCCCGACCCCCATGTCAGCAACTGCTCGGCCAAGCGGCAcgcgggggaggaggaggtcaGGATGCGCGTGAAGCCCCCGGGCCCAGTGGTAACGACCAGCGTTGTGCGTGGCTCGCCCGACTACGTCCGAGACCCCAAGTTCTACCCGCCGGGGCACCCGGCGCAGCGGCCCCCGGCCTGCCCGGCGGAAAAGGCCTTATCCTGCAGTGTGCTGAGCTTCCCTGAGGGCTCGTGCCCCGCGCTCGGCCGGGAGCACCAGGCAGGCTCGCTGCTGCACGGCGACCCAGCCGACCGGTGCCAGAGCGTGCACGGGGGCACCAAGGCGGCGGAGGACTTGCTGGGCTGTGCCGGCGAGCCCCGGATCCTGGGGGGCAGCGCAGAGGAGGCAGCCGCCCACGATCGGGCGCCTAAAACCTTCCCCAACGCGACGCTGGCCTCGGGCCGCTGCAACGTCGACAGCATCCTCGCCTTGCTCCGCAGCAAGTGCGGCAACGGACACATCAACCTCCACCCCGTGGTGCAGCTCATCGACATCATGAAGGACCTCAACCGCCTCTCTGAGGACCTCAAGAGCAGCGGGGTGCACCTGGACTGCGGCAGcctccgcggcggcggcggcggtggccaCGAGGACAGCCGCCTCCTGCCCGCCGACCGCGACCTCCAGTACAGCTTCTTCTCCTCGCCCTCCCTGGCCAACAGCATCCGCAGCCCCGAGGAACGGGGGGTGCTCTGCAAAACCGAGCCGCCGCGGCatccccggcccccggcccgcgACGGAGAAGCCGAcagcggcggggggagcgcaCCGCAGCCCCCTGGCCACGGCGTGGGCGTTGGGGGGGCCTCCAAAGCGCCGGCGGAGGAAGCCAGTTGCTCGCAGCCTGACGCCGGCGATTACTCGGACCTGGCCGAGGCGGACATCCTGAACGAACTGGCCTCCCTGGCGTGCCCGGGGACGCAGCTGCTGGAGTCGCAGGCGATGGAGCCGCAGCCCCAGTTGCTGCCAGCCCAAGAGCTGGACTCCCAGTCCCGGCTGCTGGATTCCCAGTCCCTCGAGTCGCAGCCCCAGCTGCTCGATTCGCAGAGCCTGGAGCCGCTGCCAGAGTCGCTGGAGCTGCAAAACCTGGAGCCGTTGGGCTTGCAGTCGCTGGAGCCGCTCTCTGAGTCGCTGGAGCTGCAGTCGCTGGAGCCGCTCTCCGAATCGCTGGAGCTGCAGTCGCTGGAGCCGCTGGCGGAGCCGCTGGGGCTGCAGACGCTggagccgctgcccggggccctGGAGCCACCGCTGCTGGACGCACGGGGCCCGCTGCTGCCCACCGAGCCCTCGCTGCTGGAGACGCAGCCGCTGGGGCCCGTGTCGGAGCTGCTGGAGGCGCAGCCGGGCGCCGGGGACCCGCTGCGGCCCCacgggctgcagccccggctggCGGGGTGTCCCCTGGGCAGCGTGGTGAAGCGGGGCCcctgcgggggccggggggccgggcggTGCGGCGAGGACCACCGCAAGTACGCCCTGCGCCGGACAGACAAGCCAAAGATGTTGTGCCGCCGGAGGAGGGCAGGGCGAGGCCGCCGGGCGGACATCACCCCTGAGAGCCGCGTCCTGTCCCCCCTCGCCCTGCCCGCCGAGGTGCCCCCGGGGCCCGAGGAGCCCAGCGCCCCGCTGCTGGCccccctgccgccgccccccACCACCCTGGACCCCGACGAGGTGCCCAAGGCCCCCGCGCCGGGGAAGAAGAGCAAGTGCCGGGGGGTGAGGAAGATGGTGGTGAAGATGGCCAAGATCCCCgtgtccctggggaggaggAACAAGACCACCTACAAGGTGTCATCGCTCAGCAGCAACCTGAACCTGGAGGGCAAGGAGCTGGCGGCCAGCAGCTCCATGGAGCCCACGCCGCTGCTCAAGATGAAGAACAACGGGCGCAACGTGGTGGTGGTCTTCCCCCCCGGCGAGATGCCCATCATTCTGAAGCGTAAGCGGGGCAGGCCTCCCAAGAACCTGCTGCTGGGCCAAGCCAAGCCCAAGGAGCCCGTCCCAGAggtgaagaagaggaggaggaggaagcagaagctGGCCTCGCCCCAGCCCTCCTACATCGCCGACACCAACGACAGCAAGGCCGACTACTCGGACGTGCTGGCCAAGCTGGCCTTCCTCAACCGGCAGAGCCAGTGCTCGGGGCGCTGCTCGCCGCCCCGCTGCTGGACCCCCAGCGAGCCCGAGTCCATCCACCAAGCCCCCGACACCCAGAGCATCTCCCACTTCTTGCACCGTGTCCAGGGCTTCCGCCGGCGCGGCGGCAAGGCGGGGGGCTtcggcgggcgcggggggggccacgctgcccgcgctgcccgctGCTCCTTCAGCGATTTCTTCGAGGGCATcgggaagaagaagaaagcccccgccgccctccaCGCCGACACCGTGCACCCGCGCAAGCGGGGCCGGCTGGAGCCCGACCCCGTGGGCAAACCCAAGCGAAAGCGACGGGCCCGCAAGAACGGCGCGCTCTTCCCCGAGCCCAACCCCGGGCAGAGCTTCGGCGACGGCCCCACCGAGTGGGCCGGGGGGGAGAAGGGCAGCCCCTGGGCCCCCCACCACGGCCACCCCGGTGGCCAGGCTGGCCGCAATGGCGGCTACCAAGGGGCCGAGGCGAGGCCCTTCCACGCTGCTGGGCTGGAGTCGGGCTCCTCCGGCCGGGCCGGCTTCTACGCCGGGAGCGCGCCATCCTCGCAGACGGAGGCCGGCCCGGAGAGACACAGCCTCTTCACCGGCTACTTCCGCTCCTTGCTGGACTCGGACGACTCCTCCGACCTGCTGGACTTCGCCCTCTCGGCCTCCCGCTCCGAGTCCCGCAAGACGGCGGCCACCTACACCGCCCCACCGGCCGCCCTGCCAGGCCAGCGCGGCCTGGCCGCCTACCCGTCCCGGGGCGGCAAGGTGGCCGCGGCAACCCCCAGCGCCGAGGCCGCCTTCCACGCGGCGATGCAGGGCCGGCCGGCCTtcccgcccggccgcgccgccgccgccggctaTGGGGTGGCCCAAGGGTCGTCGGAGTGCCGGGGTGCCGAGGCCTTCCCCAAGTTGGCGCCGCCCTCGGCCGTCTCCCGGTCACCCACGGCTCACCCGGCGGCCAGCGGCACCCCCGGCTACTCCCCGTACGGCAGCTACGGCGCCGGGCAGAGCGTGGCACCCGCCAGCGTCTTCCCGCCGGGGAAGCAGTACCCATCGGCCCAGGACTGCCCCAACAGCAAGGACTGCAGCTTCGCCtacggcagcggcagcagcctCCCGTCCTCGCCCAGCAGCGCCCACAGCGCCGGTTACGCGCCGCAGACGGCCGGTCCCAGCCTGCCGCTGGGCAAAGCCGCCTTCTTCAACAGCGCCGAGCAAGGGGGGCAGTTCTCCAGCGCGGCGCACACCCCGTTGCGTTGCGACAGCCGGGCCAGCACCGTCTCGCCGGGCGGCTACATGGTGCCCAAGGGTTCGGCCTCCTTCCAGCCCTCGCCCGAAAATTGCCGGCAGTTCCCCAGCACCGCGCCGTGGGCTTTCCGGCAAGGCTACGGTGGGTTGGACTGGAGCTCGGAGGCCTTCAGCCAGCTCTACAACCCGGGCTTCGAGTGCCACCTCAACGAGCCCAACGTCATCCTGGACATCTCCAACTACACCCCGCAGAAAGCCAAGCAGCAGACGGTCTCGGAGACCTTCTCCGAGTCTTCCTCCGACAGCACCCAGTTCAACCAGCCGGCCGGCTACCGGCGTGCCAACAGCGAGGCCTCCTCCAGCGAGGGCCAGTCCAGCctctccagcctggagaagctgATGATGGACTGGAACGAGGCGTCCTCTGCCCCGGGCTACAACTGGAACCAGAGCGTCCTCTTCCAGAGCAATTCCAAGCCTGGTCGGGGCCGACGGAAGAAGGTGGACATGTTCGACACCTCCCACCTGaacttctcctcctcttcctcctcctcctccgtgTACCCCTCCAAGAGGAGCACGGgaccccggcagccccggggatcCCGGGGGGCTTGTGCCTCCAAGAAGGAGAGGGGGACGGGCAAGGCCAAGTTTCCCACCAAGTCGCAGGCGGTCAACCCCCTCTTCCAGGAGAACACGGACCTGGGCTTGGACTACTACAGCGGGGACAGCAGCatgtcccccctgccctcccaatCCCGGGGCTTCGGGGTGGGCGAGCGGGACCCCTGCGACTACGCCGGCCCCTACTCCATGAACCCCTCCACCCCCTCGGACGGGACCTTCGTCCAGGGTTTTCAGAGTGACTCCCCCGGTTTGGGGCAGCCGGATTTGGAGAGCAAGCActtccctgccctcccgcaCCAGCTGGCGGCCCCCGGCCAGCAGACTGTCTTCGAGGCCGGCTTGCAGAAAGCCTTCTCGCCCAACTGCTCCCCGACCTTGGCCTTCAAGGAGGACCTACGGGCGGGCGACATCCGCAAGCTGCCCGCCTGCGACTCGCTCAAACACAGCATGCAGGGGGGGGCCCTGCCGCACGCCCCCCACCTGGCTTGCCGCGATCTCCCCATGCCTCAACCGCACTACGACTCCCCCAGTTGCAAAAACCCCCCGTACTGGTATTCCCCCAACGCCAGCACCCGTAGCCCCTCGTACGACGGCAAAGCGGGGGCTGGCATGCTGGTGGACTTCATGGGCAGGACGGACCCCTCGTGTCTCAACCCCCACTTGAGCAGCCCGAGCGGCACCCACCCCTCCAAGGGCGAGAAGGAGCCCTTGGAGATGTCCCGGGCTCACCACCGAGGACCCTACGCTTGTCCCTTGATCAATGACTTGAACATCTCCCCCGTACCGAGAGACTcaatgctgcagctgcaggacaaCTACAGGTACCCCAGTTTTGCACCCCAAGGGCACCCCGTCATGGCCCCCACCCAGAAGAGCGGGTTTTTGGGACCCATGGTAGAGCAACAACACCCCGAGGACACTTTTACGGTCACCTCATTGTAG